A genomic window from Agrobacterium tumefaciens includes:
- a CDS encoding MmgE/PrpD family protein, which translates to MTADEKLTLHLAEAIAASDPLRDEEAVAIARTALIDFFACVLGGAADRSTKILIDSFTPGTSGTAGIIGHDLRTDAFTAALINGHAGHVLDYDDVHGSVRGHPTVAIIPALLAIAVEESSTADAFIAAYIVGLETMARLGLSLGTKHYENGFHATATLGPIGAAAAIAHLLKFDPQTTAVALGLAATQSAGLRLQFGYDAKPLHAGLATRAGLTAARLARSGFQGAPDFLENPIGFYSAYAFGAEQPKRVLSGWGAPWQIVSPGLTLKAFPCCTASHPVAVGALALRNSNDLTPDEIETVTITFPPGGDAALVGPATPTTGIDARFSAEYVFAAALTDGALGIGHFDERPTRADLLALSARVSRRHDETARRLSPDPTTRFVVIDVTKKDGTMLSRRVEGLPGIDDPTEKFADATGGNEKFSGIPALVRSMKTAADLRKLETLLVSQI; encoded by the coding sequence ATGACCGCCGACGAAAAGCTCACCCTTCATCTTGCCGAAGCGATTGCCGCCTCCGATCCCCTGCGTGACGAGGAGGCGGTGGCCATCGCCCGCACGGCGCTGATCGATTTTTTCGCCTGTGTGCTGGGCGGCGCTGCCGACAGAAGCACGAAAATCCTGATCGACAGCTTTACACCCGGCACGTCAGGCACGGCGGGCATTATCGGCCACGATCTGCGCACGGATGCCTTCACCGCCGCCCTCATCAACGGTCACGCCGGGCATGTGCTTGATTATGACGATGTTCACGGCAGCGTACGCGGCCACCCGACTGTCGCCATCATTCCCGCTTTGCTGGCTATCGCGGTCGAAGAGAGCTCCACGGCGGACGCCTTCATCGCCGCCTATATCGTCGGGCTGGAAACCATGGCGCGTCTCGGCCTCTCGCTCGGCACCAAACATTACGAAAACGGCTTCCACGCCACCGCCACTCTCGGCCCCATCGGTGCCGCGGCGGCGATTGCCCATCTCCTGAAATTCGATCCGCAGACAACGGCCGTTGCGCTCGGCCTCGCTGCCACGCAATCGGCCGGGCTTCGCCTGCAATTCGGTTATGACGCCAAGCCGCTGCATGCGGGGCTTGCCACGCGTGCCGGCCTTACCGCCGCGCGGCTGGCGCGATCGGGCTTTCAGGGCGCGCCGGATTTTCTGGAAAACCCCATCGGTTTTTATTCCGCCTACGCCTTCGGCGCCGAGCAACCGAAACGTGTTCTCTCCGGCTGGGGCGCACCCTGGCAGATCGTCTCGCCCGGCCTCACCCTCAAGGCCTTTCCCTGCTGCACCGCCAGCCATCCCGTTGCCGTCGGCGCGCTGGCGCTGCGCAACAGCAATGATCTGACGCCGGACGAGATCGAAACGGTCACCATCACCTTCCCGCCCGGCGGCGACGCCGCGCTCGTCGGCCCCGCGACGCCCACGACGGGCATCGACGCCCGCTTCAGCGCCGAATATGTCTTCGCCGCAGCGCTGACGGATGGAGCGCTTGGTATCGGCCATTTCGACGAACGCCCGACGCGCGCTGACCTGCTTGCCCTTTCCGCCAGAGTCTCACGCCGGCATGACGAAACCGCCCGCCGCCTCTCGCCCGATCCGACCACCCGGTTCGTGGTCATCGACGTGACGAAGAAGGACGGCACGATGCTGTCGCGCCGTGTCGAGGGGCTTCCTGGCATCGATGACCCGACCGAAAAATTTGCCGACGCGACCGGCGGCAATGAGAAATTCTCCGGTATTCCGGCACTGGTGCGGTCCATGAAGACCGCAGCCGACCTCAGGAAGCTCGAAACGCTTCTGGTATCGCAAATATAA
- a CDS encoding LLM class flavin-dependent oxidoreductase yields MIPMTTTTRKRQMHLGLFLQGAGHHVSGWRHPDAEAGSENFDLLTRVTKMAEAAKFDMVFLADGLTSGVDAHPSMIARFEPLTLLAALAMVTDKIGLAATASTTYGEPYHTARAFASIDHLSHGRAAWNIVTTSYARTAANFSKDHPEHDERYAVAEEYVNVVRGLWDSWDDDAFVKDKQAGRYVDPEKVHILNHEGKYFTVKGPLNIPRSPQGHPVLIQAGSSGPGQDLAARTADIVFTAQQAISEAQAFYTSLKARVEKFGRDPASVAVMPGFMPIIGRSFEEAGEKLKELNRWTDIKSAMPLLEERIGHSLADYDLDGPLPDLPISDQLRSRAELLTELARREKLTIRELALRVAAGRGHHIVMGTAKDVADRMQQWFENGAADGFNVMPPFFPGGLEEFNREVVPLLQERGLFRRDYEGSTLRDHLGIERPPLRG; encoded by the coding sequence ATGATCCCCATGACCACCACGACACGCAAAAGACAGATGCATCTCGGCCTTTTCCTGCAGGGCGCCGGGCACCACGTTTCCGGCTGGCGTCACCCCGATGCCGAAGCCGGCAGCGAGAATTTCGATCTGCTCACCCGTGTTACGAAAATGGCCGAAGCGGCGAAGTTCGACATGGTATTCCTCGCCGACGGCCTGACCAGCGGCGTCGACGCCCACCCCTCGATGATAGCCCGTTTCGAGCCGCTGACCCTGCTGGCAGCCCTTGCCATGGTCACCGATAAGATCGGGCTGGCCGCCACCGCCTCCACAACCTATGGCGAGCCCTACCACACCGCCCGCGCCTTCGCTTCCATCGATCATCTGAGCCACGGCCGCGCGGCGTGGAACATCGTCACCACCTCCTATGCCCGCACGGCGGCGAATTTTTCCAAGGACCATCCCGAGCATGACGAACGTTATGCGGTGGCGGAAGAATATGTGAATGTCGTTCGCGGCCTGTGGGACAGCTGGGATGACGACGCCTTCGTCAAGGACAAGCAGGCGGGCCGTTATGTCGATCCGGAAAAGGTCCATATCCTCAACCACGAGGGCAAATATTTCACGGTCAAGGGACCGCTCAATATTCCGCGCTCGCCGCAGGGCCATCCGGTTCTCATCCAGGCCGGCTCTTCCGGGCCGGGGCAGGATCTCGCCGCCCGCACCGCCGACATCGTCTTCACCGCCCAGCAGGCGATTTCCGAAGCGCAGGCCTTCTATACCAGTCTCAAGGCGCGCGTGGAGAAATTCGGCCGCGATCCGGCCAGCGTCGCCGTGATGCCCGGCTTCATGCCGATCATCGGCAGGAGCTTTGAAGAGGCTGGCGAAAAGCTGAAGGAACTGAACCGCTGGACCGATATCAAGAGCGCAATGCCGCTGCTTGAAGAACGCATCGGCCACAGCCTTGCCGATTACGATCTTGACGGCCCGCTGCCGGACCTGCCGATTTCCGACCAGTTGCGCAGCCGCGCTGAACTTCTGACCGAACTTGCACGCCGCGAAAAGCTGACGATCCGGGAGCTGGCACTGCGCGTTGCGGCAGGCCGCGGCCACCATATCGTCATGGGCACGGCCAAAGACGTGGCCGACCGCATGCAACAATGGTTCGAAAACGGCGCGGCCGACGGCTTCAACGTCATGCCGCCCTTCTTCCCCGGCGGGCTGGAGGAATTCAATCGCGAGGTCGTTCCGCTGCTGCAGGAACGCGGCCTGTTCCGCAGGGACTACGAAGGCTCGACACTGCGCGACCATCTCGGTATCGAACGGCCGCCATTGCGCGGATGA
- a CDS encoding PAS domain S-box protein, translated as MSHFSKFGLDASAVLDALSRSQAIIEFDLTGKILKANDNFCNAIGYQQSEIVGRSHSMFLSPDDAASPEYKVFWAKLSRGEYDQGQYRRRAKNGDEIWIEASYNPVFRFGKPYKVVKIATDITVIKRKSAEDDGKLAALSRAQAMIEFTPDGKILGANENFLGALGYTAEEIIGKHHSMFCEPAYAQSQDYRSFWDELRTGSFSSGQFMRLGKDGKRVFIQASYNPILDDRGRVFKVVKFAFDVTDRMHAVEELGAALERLSQCNIRVTLDKPFVGEFERLRRDFNKSIAEFQKTLENVLGQTDDLTKSSQEVSEASVNLAERSREQAVALEETSAALEQITATVRSSTENTRETRKLVQSARTSTAASTEVVERTVNAMQRIETASREISQIIGVIDEIAFQTNLLALNAGVEAARAGEAGKGFAVVAQEVRELAQRSANAAKEIKALINNSGTEVLEGVRLVGETGEALKQIDALVRHIDGNVDMIAKAADEQAIGIGEINRAVNRLDQMTQENASMSARTTVISTTLAQGADVLAQLVSLFKLNRRTVQREDGSSMPSDFSNASRRDQPARRAAA; from the coding sequence ATGTCTCACTTTTCCAAATTTGGTCTGGATGCATCTGCGGTGCTTGACGCCTTGAGCCGCTCCCAAGCCATCATCGAATTTGATCTTACCGGCAAGATTTTGAAGGCGAACGATAATTTCTGCAATGCGATCGGCTATCAGCAATCTGAAATCGTCGGGCGTTCCCACAGCATGTTCCTGTCTCCCGACGATGCGGCCTCCCCGGAATACAAGGTTTTCTGGGCGAAGCTTTCGCGCGGTGAATATGATCAGGGCCAGTACCGGCGGCGGGCGAAAAACGGCGACGAAATCTGGATCGAGGCCTCCTACAATCCGGTTTTTCGTTTCGGCAAACCTTACAAGGTCGTCAAGATCGCGACCGACATTACTGTAATCAAGCGCAAGAGCGCCGAGGATGACGGCAAGCTGGCGGCGCTTTCCCGGGCGCAGGCCATGATTGAATTTACGCCCGACGGAAAAATCCTTGGTGCCAATGAAAATTTCCTTGGCGCGCTGGGTTACACGGCGGAAGAAATTATCGGTAAACATCATTCGATGTTCTGCGAGCCGGCCTATGCACAGTCTCAGGACTATCGCAGCTTCTGGGATGAGCTTCGCACGGGCAGCTTTTCATCCGGACAGTTTATGCGGCTTGGCAAGGATGGCAAACGCGTTTTCATTCAGGCGTCCTACAATCCGATCCTCGATGACCGGGGCCGTGTCTTCAAGGTCGTGAAATTCGCTTTCGACGTGACCGACCGCATGCATGCGGTTGAAGAGCTTGGTGCTGCCCTCGAGCGGCTTTCACAATGCAATATCCGTGTCACGCTGGACAAACCATTCGTGGGCGAATTCGAAAGGCTGCGTCGCGACTTCAATAAGTCCATCGCGGAATTCCAGAAGACGCTGGAGAATGTTCTTGGTCAGACGGATGACCTGACCAAGAGCAGCCAGGAAGTCAGTGAAGCCTCCGTCAATCTCGCCGAACGCTCGCGCGAGCAGGCGGTGGCGCTGGAAGAAACCTCGGCGGCGCTTGAACAGATTACAGCCACCGTTCGCTCATCGACCGAAAATACCAGGGAGACGCGCAAGCTCGTTCAGAGCGCAAGGACATCGACGGCGGCATCGACCGAAGTGGTTGAGCGGACCGTCAATGCCATGCAGCGTATCGAGACGGCATCGCGCGAAATCAGCCAGATCATCGGTGTTATCGACGAGATTGCCTTCCAGACCAACCTTCTGGCGTTGAATGCCGGCGTGGAAGCCGCGCGTGCGGGTGAAGCCGGCAAGGGCTTTGCCGTCGTGGCGCAGGAAGTGCGCGAACTTGCGCAACGCTCCGCCAACGCTGCGAAGGAAATCAAGGCGCTTATCAACAATTCCGGCACCGAGGTTCTTGAAGGTGTAAGGCTGGTGGGTGAGACCGGCGAGGCGCTGAAGCAGATCGACGCGCTGGTAAGGCACATCGACGGCAATGTCGATATGATCGCGAAGGCAGCCGATGAGCAGGCAATCGGCATAGGCGAAATCAATCGGGCGGTTAACCGGCTTGACCAGATGACGCAGGAGAACGCTTCCATGAGTGCCCGTACCACCGTGATAAGCACCACGCTGGCGCAGGGCGCCGATGTGCTCGCACAACTCGTCAGCCTGTTCAAACTGAACCGCCGCACGGTTCAGCGTGAAGACGGATCGTCCATGCCGTCGGATTTTTCGAATGCCAGCCGGCGCGATCAGCCGGCGAGGCGAGCGGCTGCGTAA
- a CDS encoding FAD-binding oxidoreductase, whose protein sequence is MTKTLKCDVLVIGSGIIGSMAALYLQNAGRDVVLLERGEVARGASAGNAGILAFPEIIPIPAPGIMKKAPRWLFDPLGPLSVPPAYAAKIAPWLWRFWRASAERNFRHGLKALGDINRLAATEMAHVTAMPELSSFVSKTGALDLYDSETSFNAARKEWSEKEQAGFSFQRVGRDEIEALQPGLAPQFRHAMFSPDGLQVSDPYAFTRAIFDLVIARGASLRKGEAERIDAVGESTIVTLENGDKIDADRVVIACGAWSKKLAAALGNIVPLETERGYNTTLPAGAFNVTRQLYFNDHGFTVTPLSSGIRIGGSVELGGLELKPNFKRSDAMLKKAGRFLPGLKVEGGRQWMGFRPSMPDCLPVIGTARATPSVIYAFGHGHLGLTQSAATARLVTQLATGEDTSISVDPFRPGRFS, encoded by the coding sequence ATGACCAAAACCCTGAAATGCGACGTGCTGGTAATCGGCAGCGGCATTATCGGTTCCATGGCGGCGCTTTACCTGCAAAATGCCGGGCGCGATGTCGTTCTTCTGGAGCGCGGCGAAGTTGCCCGCGGTGCGAGCGCTGGCAACGCCGGCATCCTGGCCTTTCCCGAAATCATTCCCATTCCCGCTCCCGGCATCATGAAAAAGGCGCCGCGCTGGCTTTTCGACCCGCTCGGCCCACTCAGCGTGCCGCCCGCTTATGCAGCAAAGATTGCGCCCTGGCTGTGGCGTTTCTGGCGCGCCAGCGCCGAGCGCAACTTCCGCCACGGGCTGAAGGCGCTTGGTGACATCAACCGGCTGGCGGCGACGGAAATGGCCCATGTCACCGCCATGCCCGAGCTCTCGTCCTTCGTCTCAAAAACCGGCGCGCTCGATCTTTACGACAGCGAAACAAGCTTTAATGCCGCCCGCAAGGAGTGGAGTGAAAAGGAGCAAGCCGGATTCTCCTTTCAGCGTGTCGGCCGTGACGAGATCGAGGCGCTGCAACCGGGTCTTGCACCGCAGTTCCGTCACGCCATGTTTTCGCCGGACGGCCTGCAGGTCTCCGATCCCTACGCTTTCACCCGTGCCATTTTTGACCTGGTGATTGCCCGGGGGGCGAGCCTGCGCAAGGGCGAAGCCGAACGCATCGACGCCGTCGGCGAAAGCACGATCGTAACGCTGGAAAACGGTGACAAGATCGATGCCGACAGGGTGGTGATCGCCTGCGGTGCATGGTCGAAGAAACTGGCCGCGGCGCTTGGCAATATTGTACCCCTGGAAACGGAGCGCGGCTATAACACCACCCTGCCCGCTGGCGCCTTCAACGTTACACGGCAACTTTACTTCAACGACCACGGTTTCACCGTAACCCCGCTATCCTCCGGCATCCGCATCGGCGGCTCTGTCGAACTTGGCGGTCTGGAATTGAAGCCCAATTTCAAACGATCCGACGCCATGCTGAAAAAGGCGGGACGTTTTCTGCCGGGCCTCAAGGTGGAAGGCGGCCGGCAATGGATGGGGTTCCGCCCGTCAATGCCGGACTGTCTTCCCGTCATAGGTACGGCGCGCGCCACGCCCTCCGTCATCTATGCTTTCGGTCACGGCCATCTGGGACTGACACAATCTGCAGCCACCGCCCGCCTCGTGACACAGCTCGCAACCGGGGAGGATACATCGATCTCGGTCGATCCGTTCCGGCCGGGGCGTTTTTCCTGA
- a CDS encoding aa3-type cytochrome c oxidase subunit IV → MSEHHTGPVEVGAEMNYAEHEKTYNAFLAMTKYGTMLVCVLMLAMVAGFFTSAGFLGGLIVFLALSVAGFFLLR, encoded by the coding sequence ATGAGCGAACACCATACGGGTCCGGTCGAAGTTGGCGCCGAGATGAATTACGCCGAGCACGAAAAGACCTACAACGCTTTTCTGGCCATGACGAAATACGGTACCATGCTGGTATGTGTACTGATGCTGGCCATGGTCGCCGGTTTCTTCACCTCTGCAGGTTTCCTTGGTGGCCTGATTGTCTTCCTCGCCCTTTCGGTTGCAGGATTTTTTCTGCTGCGCTGA
- a CDS encoding TRAP transporter small permease subunit: protein MKSLLKISALIDLASETLGKVAGYLVLICCLVSAGNAMVRYAFNYSSNGWLEIQWYMFAFIVLIGASYTLRMNEHVRVDIIYGAISSRSRIWVDLIGITLFLLPGCFYLAWLSWPMFTLSWYQNEMSSNAGGLIRWPVKLIIFAGFALLVLQGFSEFIKRIGALNGLYALDTKYEKPLQ, encoded by the coding sequence ATGAAATCGCTTTTGAAAATAAGTGCGCTCATAGACCTTGCGAGCGAAACTTTGGGCAAGGTCGCCGGTTATCTGGTGCTTATCTGCTGCCTCGTCAGTGCCGGCAATGCCATGGTTCGTTATGCTTTCAACTACAGCTCAAACGGCTGGCTGGAAATCCAGTGGTACATGTTCGCCTTTATCGTTCTGATCGGTGCGTCCTACACACTGCGCATGAACGAACATGTGCGGGTGGACATTATCTATGGCGCGATTTCCTCGCGCAGCCGCATCTGGGTTGACCTTATCGGAATAACGCTCTTCCTGCTGCCCGGCTGCTTTTATCTGGCCTGGCTTTCCTGGCCGATGTTCACGCTTTCCTGGTATCAGAATGAAATGTCCTCCAATGCCGGCGGTCTCATTCGCTGGCCGGTGAAACTCATCATCTTTGCCGGTTTCGCCCTTCTGGTTCTTCAGGGATTTTCTGAATTCATCAAGCGCATAGGCGCCCTCAACGGGCTTTATGCGCTGGATACGAAGTACGAAAAACCCCTGCAATGA
- a CDS encoding TRAP transporter large permease subunit, with the protein MFEYGILPPLMFLGMIIFMLYGFPVAFSLATVGLVFGVIGIFTEHFSPAFLQALPLRIFGIVSNDLLLAIPFFTFMGAILERCGLAEDLLEGTGKLFGAIPGGLAYAVIIVGAILGAITGTVAASVITMGVISLPIMLKYGYNPRLATGVIAASGTITQVIPPSLVLIVLADQLGKSVGDMYLGAIGPSILQVAIFMLFILLMSIVRPKDLPALPPEARGELNRALVFRVLAGMIPSIVLIFLVLGTIFLGLATPTEAGALGVVGAIALAAAHRRLTWDLVKQGMHSTMHITSMVVFILVGATCFSLVFQGMDGSLWIEHMLSGIPGGPIGFLIFVNIFIFFLAFFLDFFEIAFIVIPMLAPIAQSLGIDLIWFGVLICINMQTSFMHPPFGFALFYLRSIAPRTVKTSDIYMGAIPWLGMQLILVAIVIFWPESVTYWLDKAPEVDLNSIKIEVPAFGNQGGNTMPNFGQPGGLPGMPNLGEPPKIGP; encoded by the coding sequence ATGTTTGAATATGGTATTCTTCCGCCACTGATGTTCCTCGGCATGATCATCTTCATGCTTTACGGATTTCCGGTTGCTTTCTCGCTTGCCACCGTCGGTCTGGTTTTCGGCGTCATCGGCATCTTCACCGAGCATTTTTCGCCGGCCTTTCTTCAGGCCTTGCCGCTGCGCATCTTCGGCATCGTCTCCAACGACCTTCTGCTCGCCATTCCCTTCTTCACCTTCATGGGCGCGATCCTGGAGCGATGCGGGCTTGCGGAAGATCTGCTTGAAGGAACCGGAAAGCTATTTGGCGCCATTCCGGGTGGTCTTGCCTATGCCGTCATCATCGTCGGCGCGATCCTCGGCGCAATCACCGGCACGGTTGCGGCCTCCGTCATCACCATGGGCGTCATCTCGCTGCCGATCATGCTGAAATACGGTTATAATCCGCGGCTTGCCACCGGTGTCATCGCGGCATCGGGAACGATCACGCAGGTCATTCCGCCGTCCCTCGTCCTGATCGTTCTTGCCGACCAGCTCGGCAAATCCGTGGGCGACATGTATCTCGGCGCAATCGGCCCCTCGATCCTGCAGGTCGCCATCTTCATGCTCTTCATCCTGCTGATGTCGATCGTGCGGCCGAAGGATTTGCCGGCCCTGCCGCCGGAAGCACGGGGAGAACTCAACCGCGCGCTGGTGTTCCGCGTGCTGGCGGGCATGATCCCTTCCATCGTTCTGATCTTCCTCGTGCTCGGCACCATATTCCTCGGCCTCGCCACCCCGACAGAAGCCGGCGCGCTCGGCGTCGTCGGCGCCATAGCGCTTGCCGCCGCGCACCGACGCCTTACGTGGGATCTCGTCAAGCAGGGCATGCATTCCACCATGCACATCACCTCCATGGTGGTGTTCATTCTGGTTGGCGCCACCTGCTTTTCCCTAGTCTTTCAGGGCATGGACGGTTCGCTGTGGATCGAACACATGTTGTCGGGCATTCCGGGTGGCCCCATCGGCTTCCTGATCTTCGTCAACATCTTCATCTTCTTCCTCGCCTTCTTCCTCGATTTCTTCGAAATCGCCTTTATCGTCATTCCGATGCTGGCACCGATCGCCCAGTCGCTCGGTATCGACCTGATCTGGTTTGGCGTGCTGATCTGCATCAACATGCAGACGAGCTTCATGCACCCGCCCTTCGGTTTCGCACTGTTTTACCTGCGCTCCATCGCGCCGCGCACGGTCAAGACATCGGATATCTACATGGGCGCCATTCCATGGCTCGGCATGCAGCTCATCCTCGTCGCCATCGTGATCTTCTGGCCGGAATCCGTCACCTACTGGCTGGATAAGGCACCCGAAGTCGATCTGAACTCCATCAAGATCGAGGTGCCGGCCTTCGGTAATCAGGGTGGCAACACCATGCCCAATTTCGGCCAGCCGGGTGGATTGCCGGGCATGCCGAATCTTGGCGAGCCCCCGAAGATCGGCCCCTGA
- a CDS encoding TRAP transporter substrate-binding protein encodes MDRRSFMKKGALAGAATAALAAPAIAQQNTKINWRLTSSFPKSLDTIYGGAEDIAKHVAAATDGNFTIQPFAAGEIVPGLQAADAVSSGTVEMCHTCSYYYVGKDPTFAIGTAIPFGLNARLTNSWFYEGNGNKLLNEFYAKHNLYGMISGNTGAQMGGWFRKEINTVDDFKGVKMRIAGLAGKVVEKLGVVPQQIAGGDIYPALEKGTIDAAEWVGPYDDHKLGFQKVAKYYYYPAFWEGGPVIHSFVNLDKWNSLPKNYQTALQDACAFANTSMMAKYDAKNPIAIKQLVSEGAVLRPFSQEILEACYKAALEVYANISATNPDFKKIYEDQVAFKREGYLWMQLAEYTFDTFMMIQQRNGKL; translated from the coding sequence ATGGATCGCCGTTCCTTTATGAAAAAAGGTGCGCTGGCGGGAGCTGCTACGGCAGCCTTGGCCGCGCCCGCCATTGCACAGCAGAATACCAAGATCAACTGGCGCCTGACGTCGTCGTTTCCGAAATCGCTGGACACGATCTATGGCGGCGCCGAAGATATCGCCAAGCACGTTGCGGCCGCTACCGATGGCAATTTCACCATTCAGCCCTTTGCTGCCGGCGAAATCGTGCCCGGCCTGCAGGCGGCCGACGCCGTATCATCGGGCACGGTGGAAATGTGCCACACCTGCTCCTATTATTATGTCGGCAAGGATCCGACCTTCGCCATCGGCACGGCGATACCCTTCGGCCTTAATGCCCGCCTGACCAATTCCTGGTTCTATGAGGGCAATGGCAACAAGCTGCTCAACGAGTTCTATGCCAAGCACAATCTTTACGGCATGATCTCGGGTAATACCGGCGCGCAGATGGGTGGCTGGTTCCGTAAGGAAATCAACACGGTCGACGATTTCAAGGGTGTGAAGATGCGCATTGCCGGTCTGGCCGGCAAGGTGGTGGAAAAGCTCGGCGTCGTGCCGCAGCAGATCGCTGGCGGTGACATCTATCCTGCGCTGGAAAAAGGCACCATCGATGCCGCCGAATGGGTCGGCCCCTATGACGATCACAAGCTCGGTTTCCAGAAGGTGGCGAAGTATTATTACTATCCCGCCTTCTGGGAGGGTGGCCCCGTCATCCATTCCTTCGTCAATCTGGACAAGTGGAACAGCCTGCCGAAGAACTATCAGACGGCATTGCAGGATGCATGCGCTTTCGCCAATACCAGCATGATGGCGAAATATGACGCCAAGAACCCGATTGCCATCAAGCAGCTAGTTTCGGAGGGCGCCGTATTGCGGCCGTTCAGCCAGGAAATCCTCGAAGCCTGCTATAAGGCGGCGCTGGAAGTTTATGCCAATATCTCGGCCACCAACCCGGACTTCAAAAAGATCTACGAGGATCAGGTTGCCTTCAAGCGCGAGGGGTATCTCTGGATGCAGCTGGCGGAATATACTTTCGATACTTTCATGATGATCCAGCAGCGCAACGGCAAGCTCTGA
- a CDS encoding gamma-glutamyl-gamma-aminobutyrate hydrolase family protein, producing MPKPIIAVPADIRHFTGADWHAAQNQYLSAALKVADVMSFIVPAFEEGNEVDAILDRVDGLLVSGSATNVHPSLYGKEARESDGPFDLARDATSLPLIRRALERGIPMLAICRGIQELNVALGGTLASEIQEQPGIWDHRKPEHDDRDVAFAIRQPVHVREGSCIAQHLGMSGEIQINSLHRQAIAETAPRLQVEATAADGTIEAVSVIDAKGFAVGVQWHPEYWAETDAPSRALFEAFGKAVHEYRNSKV from the coding sequence ATGCCAAAACCGATTATCGCCGTTCCCGCCGACATCCGGCATTTCACCGGAGCCGACTGGCACGCCGCGCAGAACCAGTATCTTTCCGCCGCGCTGAAGGTGGCGGACGTCATGTCCTTCATCGTTCCGGCCTTTGAGGAAGGCAATGAGGTGGACGCCATTCTTGACCGGGTCGACGGCCTGCTCGTTTCCGGCTCGGCCACCAATGTACACCCTTCCCTCTACGGAAAAGAGGCACGGGAAAGCGACGGCCCCTTCGATCTGGCCCGTGACGCCACCAGCCTGCCGCTGATCCGCCGCGCGCTGGAACGCGGCATTCCGATGCTTGCCATCTGTCGCGGCATCCAGGAACTGAACGTGGCGCTGGGTGGCACGCTTGCTTCCGAAATTCAGGAACAGCCCGGCATATGGGACCACCGCAAGCCCGAACATGACGACCGCGACGTGGCCTTCGCCATCCGCCAGCCGGTGCATGTGCGCGAAGGCTCCTGCATTGCACAGCATCTCGGCATGTCAGGCGAAATCCAGATCAATTCGCTGCACCGGCAGGCGATTGCTGAAACAGCCCCGCGCCTGCAGGTGGAGGCGACGGCGGCGGACGGCACCATCGAGGCCGTCTCCGTCATTGACGCCAAGGGTTTCGCCGTCGGCGTGCAATGGCATCCGGAATATTGGGCCGAGACGGACGCGCCGTCTCGCGCTTTGTTCGAGGCTTTCGGCAAGGCCGTTCACGAGTATCGAAACAGCAAGGTCTGA